One genomic region from Terasakiella sp. SH-1 encodes:
- a CDS encoding IS30 family transposase, with protein sequence MEGRKTFGHWEGDLMNLRTPKSNLLTLMERKTRFTLTASLQTKTAAETAQNIQERLADLPSEALKTITFDNGGEFAHFAEIEDVLDIEAYFCNPHSPWQHGGMENTNGIIRRDMPRKTDIKDDSDQDIDDITWNLNTTPRKSLGFRTPAEAFFHNLQNCT encoded by the coding sequence GTGGAAGGACGAAAGACCTTCGGGCATTGGGAAGGTGACTTGATGAATCTCCGAACACCAAAAAGCAACTTGCTCACGCTGATGGAACGCAAGACGCGTTTTACATTAACGGCTTCCCTGCAGACAAAAACAGCGGCTGAAACGGCTCAGAATATACAGGAAAGGCTTGCTGACTTACCATCAGAGGCACTGAAAACAATCACTTTTGATAATGGCGGTGAGTTTGCTCATTTTGCCGAGATCGAAGACGTTTTGGACATCGAAGCCTACTTTTGTAACCCGCATTCACCTTGGCAACATGGCGGTATGGAAAACACAAATGGCATTATTCGGCGGGACATGCCGCGAAAAACAGACATCAAGGATGATAGCGATCAGGACATTGATGACATTACATGGAACTTAAACACCACACCCAGAAAATCCCTTGGGTTCAGGACACCCGCCGAGGCATTCTTTCACAATCTTCAAAATTGCACTTGA
- a CDS encoding SDR family oxidoreductase, with protein sequence MMKILLTGATGFLGGYLGPKLKTCGEIFNFGLSQAEENSNFFKCNLSDASQIEDLLPEINPDVILHTVAATNVDCCEEDPQSAYISNVQITRNLTSWILKESSKTRFIYISTDQVYSGIGPHSENIVAPINIYAMTKLWGEDLARQLPNHLIIRTNFFGLGREKRLTFVDWLIHSFLEKTKITLFDDIYFSPLYVEDLAKLIKATILSDRIGTYNLGSSCGGMSKADFALCIADYLMLDTSMVKIGKSIEKLGLAPRPKDMRMNSNRFSKDFKITLPSIHDGIKELSRKRKASQR encoded by the coding sequence ATGATGAAAATTCTTTTGACAGGGGCTACAGGATTTTTAGGTGGGTATTTAGGCCCAAAACTCAAGACCTGTGGAGAAATTTTTAATTTTGGCCTATCACAAGCTGAGGAAAATTCAAACTTCTTTAAATGTAATCTTTCTGATGCATCTCAGATTGAGGATTTACTTCCAGAAATTAACCCGGATGTTATTCTTCATACCGTTGCAGCAACAAATGTTGATTGCTGTGAGGAAGATCCACAATCTGCTTATATCTCAAATGTTCAAATTACAAGAAACCTAACAAGTTGGATATTGAAAGAATCCTCTAAAACTCGATTTATATATATTTCAACAGACCAAGTATATTCCGGTATAGGCCCCCATTCTGAAAATATAGTTGCTCCAATCAATATTTACGCAATGACAAAATTATGGGGGGAGGACCTTGCTAGGCAGTTACCAAATCACCTGATTATTAGAACGAATTTTTTTGGTTTAGGCAGAGAAAAACGTCTAACATTTGTTGACTGGTTGATCCATTCTTTTTTAGAGAAAACTAAAATTACTCTTTTCGATGATATTTATTTTTCACCTTTATATGTTGAAGATTTAGCTAAGCTTATAAAAGCAACGATTCTTTCTGATAGAATAGGAACATATAATTTGGGATCATCTTGTGGAGGAATGTCTAAAGCTGATTTTGCATTGTGTATTGCAGATTATTTAATGCTTGACACCTCAATGGTAAAAATTGGGAAGAGTATAGAAAAATTAGGATTAGCACCTAGGCCAAAAGATATGAGAATGAATAGTAACCGATTCTCTAAAGATTTTAAGATTACATTGCCTAGTATACATGATGGTATTAAGGAATTAAGTCGAAAAAGAAAAGCATCTCAGAGATGA
- a CDS encoding CDP-glycerol glycerophosphotransferase family protein, with the protein MLQTKIISQILSSNAFKNIFRFSFFGIFAGILLGFKSKCIYKSNNKDSLKIIVFSSNRYEQDLDAISKVEQASFYTIPLELFQKINAIFSFKGKTENIFYHLEEDPVLLNLRDRQVLFLRKVGWVLKKLFHYDIAITPSMQYVNEKAWVKGLPEGGLPFVAIHKEFTLIDEHHIPRRVKLNKEEKIRFEGSRLLVTNQTGKELFIQSNIFAGEKIGVVGLPRMDRILKADSVFRKPTSSKQMTMFSFGHFSGDMEYIPRERKAHYFSINDDLGFVELVRDSHAAFARAALKRPDFRFVYKPKYNDPDWFAEIDHYVEYGTGKSIKEIKNLEIVFDPAPDLICQSTAVVGFNSTVVIEARALDKPTLIPVFAEAVGAYKDNVFFRDYLKLFETPSSAKKLEERLLELAKGQDTTQSSDRKVYQKFIRNYLGYDDGRTSQRVIEELKKVL; encoded by the coding sequence ATGCTGCAAACGAAGATAATAAGCCAAATTTTGTCCTCAAATGCTTTCAAAAATATTTTCCGTTTCTCATTTTTCGGAATATTTGCAGGTATTTTATTAGGTTTTAAGTCTAAGTGTATTTATAAATCTAATAATAAAGATTCGTTAAAAATCATTGTGTTTAGTTCTAATCGTTACGAGCAAGATCTCGACGCAATTTCGAAGGTAGAACAAGCTAGTTTTTATACTATTCCTTTAGAGCTTTTTCAAAAAATTAATGCAATCTTTTCGTTCAAAGGGAAAACGGAAAATATTTTCTATCACCTTGAAGAAGACCCAGTTCTTTTAAACTTAAGAGATAGGCAAGTTTTGTTCCTTAGAAAAGTAGGATGGGTTTTAAAGAAGCTTTTTCATTACGATATTGCGATTACTCCATCTATGCAATACGTTAATGAAAAGGCTTGGGTCAAAGGTTTACCTGAAGGCGGGCTCCCTTTTGTTGCAATTCATAAGGAGTTCACACTGATAGATGAACATCATATTCCACGCCGAGTTAAACTTAATAAAGAAGAAAAAATTCGTTTTGAAGGTAGTCGTTTACTTGTAACAAATCAAACAGGTAAGGAACTGTTTATTCAGTCTAATATTTTTGCTGGTGAAAAGATCGGGGTAGTAGGTTTACCCCGTATGGATCGAATTTTAAAAGCTGACAGTGTATTTCGTAAACCTACTTCATCCAAACAAATGACAATGTTTTCATTTGGGCATTTTTCTGGTGATATGGAATATATTCCACGAGAGCGTAAAGCTCATTATTTTAGTATTAATGACGACTTGGGTTTTGTTGAACTTGTACGTGATAGCCATGCAGCTTTTGCAAGGGCTGCCCTTAAACGTCCTGATTTTAGGTTTGTTTATAAGCCCAAATATAATGATCCTGATTGGTTCGCAGAAATTGACCATTATGTAGAGTATGGTACTGGAAAGTCGATTAAAGAAATTAAGAACTTAGAAATTGTTTTTGATCCCGCACCTGATTTGATATGTCAATCAACAGCCGTTGTGGGGTTTAATTCAACTGTAGTTATTGAAGCGCGAGCTTTGGATAAGCCTACATTAATTCCAGTTTTTGCAGAAGCGGTCGGAGCTTATAAAGATAATGTGTTTTTTCGTGATTACTTAAAATTATTTGAAACTCCAAGTTCTGCTAAAAAATTAGAAGAACGGTTGCTTGAATTGGCTAAAGGGCAAGATACAACGCAGTCTAGTGATAGAAAAGTATATCAAAAATTTATCCGAAATTACTTAGGTTATGATGATGGGCGAACGTCCCAACGTGTCATTGAAGAACTTAAAAAAGTTTTATAA
- a CDS encoding acylneuraminate cytidylyltransferase family protein, translated as MRIIAVIPARGGSKRVLRKNIKLCAGKPLIAYTCIAARESQHINSYVVSTDDSEIADISLQWGGTVPYVRPKELAEDATPMLPVLIDLLNFYNEKGEHYDILVLLQPTSPLRTSIHIDEAIKLFRSNACDSVVSVTECPHQFNPMKLMTEHEGFLNTYHDNAPKPGQTQTIPKVYGRNGPAIIVTKTDNLLCKTPSLYGEKIRPYIMDAKVSIDIDEPFDFEIAELLLERQNYYL; from the coding sequence ATGCGAATAATAGCAGTAATTCCCGCCCGAGGTGGTTCAAAGAGGGTACTTCGGAAAAACATTAAATTATGTGCTGGCAAGCCTCTAATTGCTTACACCTGTATAGCAGCAAGAGAATCTCAACATATTAATTCCTATGTTGTTTCTACTGATGATTCAGAAATTGCAGATATATCGCTACAATGGGGTGGGACAGTGCCTTATGTACGCCCCAAAGAACTCGCAGAAGACGCAACACCTATGTTGCCAGTCTTAATAGATTTATTAAATTTCTATAATGAAAAAGGTGAACATTATGATATTTTAGTCCTCCTGCAACCCACGTCGCCTTTGCGCACATCTATACACATAGATGAAGCTATTAAATTATTTAGGTCTAATGCATGCGATAGTGTCGTAAGTGTAACTGAATGTCCTCATCAGTTTAATCCTATGAAATTAATGACTGAGCATGAGGGGTTTCTAAATACTTATCATGACAATGCTCCAAAGCCTGGGCAAACTCAGACCATTCCAAAAGTTTATGGTAGAAATGGTCCTGCTATTATTGTTACTAAAACAGATAATTTATTATGTAAAACACCATCATTATATGGTGAAAAAATACGCCCATATATAATGGATGCCAAAGTTTCGATTGATATTGACGAACCGTTTGATTTCGAAATTGCGGAGTTATTATTAGAACGCCAGAACTACTACTTATAA
- the neuC gene encoding UDP-N-acetylglucosamine 2-epimerase, giving the protein MSEQIKNICVVTGTRAEYGLLFYLLKELNKSTNFNLQIAVTGTHLSPEFGNTYQQIEQDGFLINAKIEMLLSSDTPIGIAKSIGLGVIGFADAFDRLKPDIIVLLGDRYETLAAAQAALPARIPLVHIHGGEATEGLIDEAIRHSLTKMSHVHFVTAEPYRNRVIQMGEDPKYCFNVSAPGLDNIGNLDLIDKKELEEFLGIDLKQKIFIVTYHPVTLEEKPSRSINNLINALNQFDRTSIVFTGTNADTSGREIRHLIENYVRKKPRDLAAVETLGQRRYLSLMHYADVVIGNSSSGILEAPAMGVPTVNIGIRQKGRLTAPSVISCKTDEDSIKEAIQKALSDEHIALTRKKTSPFGQPGAAKRMVDHLNNINWNKIIIKSFHDILVK; this is encoded by the coding sequence ATGTCTGAACAAATAAAAAATATATGTGTTGTAACTGGAACCCGAGCAGAATACGGCTTACTTTTCTATTTACTTAAAGAACTTAACAAATCAACTAATTTCAATCTACAAATTGCGGTAACGGGCACCCACCTTTCTCCTGAGTTCGGTAATACATATCAGCAAATTGAACAAGATGGTTTTTTAATAAATGCTAAAATAGAAATGTTATTAAGTAGTGATACACCTATAGGTATTGCAAAATCAATTGGCCTTGGCGTTATTGGCTTCGCTGATGCATTTGATCGATTGAAACCAGATATTATTGTTTTATTGGGTGATCGGTACGAAACATTAGCTGCAGCCCAAGCCGCCTTACCCGCACGAATACCGCTCGTACATATACATGGGGGAGAAGCTACAGAGGGCCTAATTGATGAGGCTATTCGTCATAGCCTTACAAAAATGTCTCATGTTCATTTTGTAACAGCTGAACCATATAGAAATCGTGTAATTCAGATGGGAGAAGATCCCAAATATTGTTTCAACGTAAGTGCGCCAGGTTTAGATAATATCGGTAACTTAGATTTGATTGACAAGAAAGAGCTTGAAGAATTCCTTGGAATTGATCTGAAGCAAAAGATTTTTATTGTTACTTATCATCCTGTTACACTTGAAGAAAAGCCATCTCGTAGTATTAATAATCTAATAAATGCTTTAAATCAATTTGATAGAACTTCCATTGTATTTACAGGTACTAATGCAGATACATCTGGTCGAGAAATTCGACATTTAATCGAAAATTATGTACGAAAAAAACCTAGGGACCTTGCAGCTGTCGAAACACTTGGTCAACGTCGCTACCTTTCTCTTATGCATTATGCTGATGTCGTTATTGGGAATTCTTCCAGTGGGATTTTGGAAGCCCCAGCTATGGGAGTTCCAACTGTAAATATAGGAATACGTCAAAAAGGCAGGCTCACAGCACCCTCTGTTATATCCTGTAAGACGGATGAAGATAGCATCAAGGAAGCTATTCAAAAAGCCCTATCAGATGAACACATCGCACTTACAAGAAAGAAAACTTCTCCATTTGGGCAACCAGGTGCTGCAAAACGTATGGTCGATCATTTAAATAATATTAATTGGAATAAAATTATAATCAAATCATTCCATGATATTCTGGTGAAATAA
- a CDS encoding formyltransferase family protein codes for MSMRIILIGCVETSKTALETLMNHPKCELVGIVTRDFNNFNSDFTDLSLHIKGDRCPVYYANSQHRQDKLTSWITEKKPDLIFCIGWSWLLPPSILKIPRIAAIGYHPAALPKNRGRHPLIWALVLGLEETASSFFIMENKPDEGALVHQIPIKIKFEDYAKDLYQKILNLIPSQISEIIDQAYVGNLTHKKQSNKEASYWRKRSPKDGMIDWRMSSINIYNLIRGLSYPYCGTSLFVGKKEYLVWRSKIGPKFPNDIEPGKVLYIEGNNICIKCGEGSLVLIEHDIETLPEVGEYL; via the coding sequence ATGAGTATGCGTATTATTTTGATTGGCTGTGTAGAAACAAGTAAGACAGCACTTGAAACTCTTATGAACCACCCTAAATGTGAATTAGTGGGCATTGTTACACGGGATTTTAATAACTTCAATTCTGATTTCACTGACCTTTCATTGCATATAAAAGGAGATAGATGTCCTGTATATTATGCTAACTCACAACATCGTCAGGATAAGCTTACTTCTTGGATTACAGAAAAAAAACCTGATCTAATTTTCTGCATTGGATGGTCTTGGTTATTACCCCCTTCTATTCTTAAGATCCCTCGTATTGCAGCTATTGGATATCATCCAGCAGCTTTGCCAAAAAATAGAGGGCGCCATCCATTAATCTGGGCACTTGTTCTGGGCTTAGAAGAAACAGCATCTTCCTTTTTTATAATGGAAAATAAACCTGATGAAGGAGCATTAGTACATCAAATTCCAATAAAAATTAAATTTGAGGATTATGCTAAAGACTTGTATCAAAAAATATTAAACTTAATTCCCTCACAAATATCTGAAATCATTGACCAAGCTTATGTAGGAAATTTAACTCATAAAAAACAAAGTAATAAAGAAGCAAGTTATTGGCGCAAAAGATCTCCGAAGGATGGGATGATTGATTGGAGAATGTCTTCCATAAATATTTATAATTTAATTAGAGGTTTATCCTATCCTTACTGCGGCACGTCTCTATTTGTTGGAAAAAAAGAATATTTAGTATGGCGTAGTAAAATAGGACCAAAGTTCCCAAATGACATTGAACCTGGAAAAGTTTTATATATTGAAGGTAATAATATATGCATAAAGTGTGGAGAGGGTTCTTTAGTCTTAATTGAACATGATATTGAAACCTTACCTGAGGTAGGTGAATATTTATAA
- a CDS encoding PIG-L family deacetylase, translating to MDILVIAPHPDDETLGCGGTLLKHKANGDRIHWLIITCMNVEQGFSAERIRNRKVEIVEVSKQFQFDSVFELNYPSTLLDTIPMSDFVLRISDVIKEIKPEVVYLPHGGDIHSDHYAVYQSAKPCIKWFRYPSIKRTYIYETISETDFSLPDSSFFQPNVFINISEFIDKKIEIMKIYGGEMKEFPFPRSERAIRALAEQRGSQVGCHAAEAFMLLKEFKS from the coding sequence ATGGATATCTTAGTAATTGCACCTCATCCAGATGATGAGACTCTTGGCTGTGGTGGTACCCTGCTCAAGCACAAAGCAAACGGTGATCGAATTCACTGGTTGATTATAACGTGTATGAATGTTGAACAGGGCTTTTCAGCTGAACGTATTAGAAATAGAAAGGTTGAAATTGTAGAAGTTTCTAAACAGTTTCAATTTGATAGTGTCTTTGAGCTTAATTATCCTTCCACCCTATTGGATACAATTCCAATGTCAGATTTTGTCTTAAGAATCAGTGATGTTATAAAAGAAATTAAGCCTGAAGTTGTATACCTTCCTCATGGCGGAGATATTCATTCAGATCATTATGCTGTATATCAGTCTGCTAAACCTTGTATTAAATGGTTTAGATACCCCAGCATTAAGAGAACCTATATATATGAAACTATTTCAGAAACCGATTTTTCATTACCTGACAGTTCTTTTTTTCAACCCAATGTTTTTATAAATATATCTGAATTTATTGACAAAAAAATAGAAATTATGAAAATATATGGTGGTGAAATGAAAGAGTTTCCTTTTCCTCGCTCCGAAAGAGCAATACGTGCATTAGCTGAACAACGTGGCTCCCAGGTAGGCTGCCATGCAGCAGAAGCATTTATGTTACTAAAAGAATTCAAGTCCTAA
- the neuB gene encoding N-acetylneuraminate synthase translates to MTKCFIIAEAGVNHNGDEKLAYELIAAAAEAKADAVKFQTFKAERLVSQGTPKANYQLEQTDKSESHFDMIQRLEISPDQHFRLKEECEKYNIEFMSTPFDTISANFLVKELKVKRLKIPSGEIINGPLLDHVGRLGVPIILSSGMSSLSEIKQALKVLSHSLCHRDGPPDFKALIEKSDQRALNENISLLHCTTEYPAPFNEINLRAMDNMRKEFRLPVGYSDHSLGIHIPLAAVARGARIIEKHFTLDHNLSGPDHAASLEPAELIKMVQLIRDVEVALGDGIKKTTKSEKKNLPVVRKSLVAKVDISKGETFTAENLSIKRPGDGISPMQYWDYLGKIAEADYKKDALIK, encoded by the coding sequence ATGACAAAATGTTTTATTATTGCAGAAGCTGGCGTAAATCATAATGGTGATGAGAAACTAGCATACGAACTTATTGCAGCGGCGGCTGAGGCTAAGGCAGATGCTGTAAAATTCCAAACTTTCAAAGCTGAACGTCTTGTAAGTCAAGGGACGCCAAAAGCAAACTATCAATTAGAACAGACAGATAAATCAGAAAGTCACTTCGATATGATTCAGCGTCTGGAAATAAGTCCAGACCAGCACTTTAGGCTCAAAGAAGAGTGTGAAAAATATAACATTGAATTTATGTCGACTCCTTTTGATACTATTAGTGCTAACTTTTTGGTTAAAGAACTTAAAGTTAAACGTTTAAAAATTCCCTCAGGTGAAATCATTAACGGTCCCTTACTTGATCATGTTGGACGTTTAGGGGTACCAATTATTTTATCTTCAGGAATGTCATCATTGTCTGAAATTAAACAAGCTTTAAAGGTTCTATCTCATAGCCTATGTCACCGCGATGGTCCTCCAGACTTTAAAGCATTGATAGAAAAAAGTGATCAAAGAGCTTTAAACGAGAATATCAGTTTACTTCATTGCACAACTGAATACCCAGCTCCATTCAATGAGATTAACCTTCGGGCAATGGATAATATGAGAAAAGAATTCAGGCTTCCAGTTGGTTATTCTGATCACAGTCTTGGTATTCATATTCCCTTGGCAGCAGTAGCACGAGGTGCGCGAATTATTGAAAAACATTTTACACTGGACCACAACCTGTCTGGACCAGATCATGCAGCATCATTAGAGCCAGCTGAATTAATTAAAATGGTTCAACTTATCAGGGATGTTGAGGTCGCGCTAGGAGACGGCATTAAAAAAACTACAAAAAGCGAAAAAAAGAATCTACCAGTCGTGCGCAAAAGCCTTGTCGCCAAAGTTGATATTTCTAAAGGTGAGACATTTACGGCTGAAAACTTAAGCATTAAAAGACCTGGTGATGGCATAAGTCCTATGCAATATTGGGACTATTTAGGTAAAATAGCTGAGGCTGACTATAAAAAGGACGCATTAATTAAATGA
- a CDS encoding methionyl-tRNA formyltransferase yields MKIGYFGDGPWAVRALELLRDENNITIDFIVGRYGSVDPSLENMARNLNIPFFCPPKVNAQDFLKTISTFQSDLNVSMSYDQIIKPELINLCPEGFVNCHAGALPFYRGRNILNWVLINGEDKFGVTLHYIDEGIDTGDIIEQRFSSIGKDDTYYDILEIAHELCAETLLTGLRKIRDKQVKPIKQSSIHPVGFYCGRRKVGDENVDWNWTSERIHNFVRGISSPGPCARAKIKSDDIAIVRTRLILGVPSYMGTPGEIIGKNNEGVIIKTGDTTLQILEYAHINKQQQPEKILKPTWPIGTRIDSKN; encoded by the coding sequence ATGAAAATAGGTTATTTTGGCGATGGTCCTTGGGCTGTTAGAGCGCTTGAATTATTAAGAGATGAAAATAATATCACAATTGATTTTATTGTTGGCCGTTATGGTTCAGTCGACCCCTCATTAGAAAATATGGCGCGTAACCTTAATATTCCTTTCTTTTGTCCTCCCAAAGTCAATGCACAGGATTTTCTTAAGACAATATCCACATTTCAGTCAGATTTAAATGTATCAATGTCTTATGATCAAATTATAAAACCTGAATTAATCAACCTGTGTCCTGAGGGGTTTGTCAATTGTCATGCAGGAGCTTTACCATTTTATCGGGGAAGAAATATTCTCAACTGGGTTTTAATTAATGGTGAAGACAAATTTGGGGTCACACTACATTATATTGATGAAGGTATTGATACTGGGGATATCATTGAGCAAAGGTTTTCTTCTATTGGCAAAGATGACACCTACTATGATATTCTTGAAATAGCTCATGAACTATGTGCTGAGACACTTTTAACAGGTCTTAGAAAAATCAGAGATAAACAAGTTAAACCAATTAAACAGAGTAGTATTCATCCCGTTGGTTTCTATTGTGGTCGACGTAAAGTCGGAGATGAAAATGTAGACTGGAATTGGACTAGTGAACGTATTCACAATTTTGTCCGAGGAATTTCTTCTCCTGGTCCATGCGCCCGTGCAAAAATTAAATCTGATGATATAGCTATTGTTCGTACGAGATTAATCTTAGGAGTACCTAGCTATATGGGAACACCAGGTGAAATTATAGGCAAAAATAATGAAGGTGTAATAATAAAAACTGGAGATACGACACTTCAAATTCTTGAATATGCTCACATTAACAAGCAACAACAGCCAGAAAAGATACTTAAGCCAACATGGCCAATTGGGACGCGAATTGATAGTAAAAACTAA